The following proteins come from a genomic window of Dreissena polymorpha isolate Duluth1 chromosome 1, UMN_Dpol_1.0, whole genome shotgun sequence:
- the LOC127864878 gene encoding mediator of RNA polymerase II transcription subunit 13-like, whose amino-acid sequence MGRNSPSQMNGVNVMSATPQEKDPQDDAPNLLQQPLAMGYYISTAETGPLPRWFWSACPDNEHTSVKCFKSALHVHFSTNQDDFMHSTAPGNTHPLDSNLTCDVLRFVLEKYNALSWLSFDSVRNERQSCLPLHFSVLIQLYHAINAYI is encoded by the exons ATGGGCAGAAACTCGCCTTCCCAGATGAATGGTGTCAATGTG atgAGTGCCACGCCCCAGGAGAAGGACCCCCAGGATGACGCCCCCAACCTGCTCCAACAGCCCCTTGCCATGGGATACTACATCTCCACTGCCGAGACTGGACCCCTCCCTCGGTGGTTCTGGTCAGCCTGCCCCGACAATGAACACACGTCCGTCAAGTGCTTTAAG TCTGCCCTTCACGTTCATTTCTCAACCAACCAGGATGACTTCATGCACAGCACGGCACCTGGTAACACCCACCCCCTTGACTCTAACCTCACCTGTGATGTTTTAAG GTTTGTTCTGGAGAAGTACAACGCCTTGTCATGGCTCTCATTTGACTCCGTACGCAATGAACGCCAGTCCTGCCTGCCTCTTCACTTCTCAGTCCTCATACAGCTCTACCATGCGATTAATGCTTACATCTGA